Proteins from one Setaria italica strain Yugu1 chromosome V, Setaria_italica_v2.0, whole genome shotgun sequence genomic window:
- the LOC101753532 gene encoding ATP-dependent Clp protease proteolytic subunit 3, chloroplastic: protein MEAAAAAMAALPAPPCTSSSPPSVFLTPSSSADRRKAPRAVAVRASAATAAAARRSLSAGWDPSGRSAARPAARKARLEELDTTNMLLRQRIVFLGSPVDDTSADLIISQLLLLDAEDQTKDIKLFINSPGGSITAGMGVYDAMKFCKADVSTVCFGLAASMGAFLLAAGTKGKRYCMPNARIMIHQPSGGAGGKVTEMGLQIREMMYEKIKINKILSRITGKPEEQIDEDTKFDYFMSPWEAKDYGIVDSIIDEGKPGLVAPFAGAVPPPKSRVWYLWKASGPTRKIMKDLPSEEKLILNGNGSATGDDGKLKEASAT from the exons ATGGAAGCCGCGGCAGCAGCCATGGCGGCGCTCCCAGCGCCTCCCTgcacttcctcctctcctccgtccGTATTCCTCACCCCCAGCTCATCCGCTGACCGGAGGAAGGCGCCAAGGGCGGTGGCCGTCCGTGCATCTGCGGCTACAGCGGCCGCGGCCCGACGGTCGCTCTCTGCTGGGTGGGATCCGTCCGGGCGTTCAGCAGCCAGGCCGGCGGCCAGAAAGGCGCGACTCGAGGAGCTCGACACAACCAACATGCTCCTCCGCCAGCGCATCGTCTTCCTCGGCTCCCCG GTGGATGATACAAGTGCTGATCTTATTATCAGCCAGCTCCTACTGTTGGATGCAGAGGACCAAACTAAAGACATTAAATTGTTTATCAACTCACCTGGAGGTTCCATAACAGCAG GTATGGGAGTATATGATGCTATGAAATTTTGCAAGGCTGACGTCTCAACTGTTTGCTTTGGATTGGCGGCTTCCATGGGTGCATTTTTACTTGCTGCTGGGACAAAGGGTAAGAGATATTGCATGCCAAATGCGAGGATTATGATCCATCAGCCATCAGGTGGTGCTGGTGGGAAA GTCACAGAGATGGGACTGCAGATAAGAGAGATGATGTACGAGAAGATTAAGATCAATAAAATATTGTCGAGAATTACTGGAAAACCTGAAGAGCAG ATTGATGAGGACACGAAGTTTGACTATTTCATGAGTCCTTGGGAAGCCAAGGATTATGGGATAGTCGATAGCATTATAGATGAGGGAAAACCAGGGTTGGTGGCTCCCTTTGCAGGAGCTGTGCCACCTCCAAAATCACGTGTGTGGTACTTGTGGAAGGCTTCAGGGCCGACTAGGAAGATCATGAAGGATCTGCCTTCGGAGGAGAAACTTATTCTCAATGGTAATGGTAGTGCAACTGGAGATGACGGTAAGCTCAAGGAGGCCTCGGCAACTTGA